The Platichthys flesus chromosome 8, fPlaFle2.1, whole genome shotgun sequence genome has a window encoding:
- the pmt gene encoding phosphoethanolamine methyltransferase, whose product MSSDHPEVSVEKVRGHMTEFWKEHSKDATVEEMMLDSRARELTEQELPEILSMLPCLSGRRVLELGAGIGRYTTHLLRKASHVTAVDFMESFVERNRQDNGHHNNGTFIQADVTKLDIPQNSIDFIFSNWLLMYLSDEELKCLVKKMLGWLRPGGFLFFRESCNYRSGDSKRDFNPTCYRTEAQYSHLVSSVQVEEAEGGETIGFDVVMKKKVEAYVEMKNNPNQICWLLEKVSRSSITQDGFCTFQQFLDNQQYTSRGILRYEKMFGAGYVSTGGLGTTKEFVDLLTLKPGQKVLDIGCGIGGGDFYMAKTFGVEVLGLDLSDNMVDIAMERATNEKLPSVQFEVADATKRMFSEGSFDVIYSRDTILHIDDKLALFKRFHSWLKPGGKLLISDYCCGEKPWTPVFEAYVQQRGYVLHTPSQYGKIIEEAGFCSVRAEDRTDQFVRVIKTELQRAEAIKDEFIEEFSEEDYIAIVNGWREKLERSNTGDQRWGLFYATKD is encoded by the exons ATGAGTTCAGATCACCCAGAGGTCTCCGTGGAGAAAG TCCGTGGCCACATGACAGAGTTTTGGAAGGAGCACTCCAAGGATGCCACAGTGGAGGAGATGATGCTAGACTCCCGTGCCCGGGAGCTGACTGAGCAGGAGCTGCCTGAGATCCTATCAATGCTGCCCTGCCTGAGCGGACGCAGGGTGCTGGAGCTGGGAGCTGGCATCGG CCGCTACACCACCCACCTGCTGAGAAAGGCTTCCCATGTGACGGCTGTGGACTTCATGGAAAGCTTTGTGGAGAGGAACAGACAGGACAATGGTCACCATAACAACGGCACCTTCATCCAAGCTGACGTCACAAAGCTGGATATCCCCCAAAACAG CATTGACTTCATCTTCTCCAACTGGCTGCTGATGTACCTGAGTGACGAGGAGCTGAAGTGCTTAGTAAAGAAGATGCTGGGATGGCTGCGGCCCGGTGGCTTTCTTTTCTTCAGAGAGTCCTGCAACTACCGATCAG GTGACAGCAAGAGGGACTTCAACCCCACCTGCTACCGCACTGAGGCACAGTACAGCCACCTGGTATCATCGGTACAAGTAGAGGAGGCTGAGGGCGGCGAAACGATTGGTTTTGATGTTGTGATGAAAAAGAAAGTCGAAGCCTATGTTGAG ATGAAGAACAATCCCAATCAAATCTGCTGGCTTCTGGAGAAGGTTTCTCGCTCCTCAATCACCCAGGACGGATTCTGCACCTTCCAGCAGTTCCTGGACAACCAGCAGTACACCAGCCGCGGTATCCTGCGCTACGAGAAGATGTTTGGAGCTGGTTACGTGAGCACAGGGGGCCTCGGCACAACCAAG GAGTTTGTTGACCTGCTGACCCTTAAGCCTGGACAGAAGGTTCTGGATATTGGCTGTGGCATCGGGGGAGGAGACTTCTACATGGCAAAG ACTTTTGGTGTTGAAGTGCTCGGACTGGACCTGTCAGACAACATGGTGGACATTGCCATGGAGAGGGCAACCAATGAGAAGCTGCCATCA GTCCAGTTTGAAGTGGCCGATGCCACGAAGAGGATGTTCTCAGAAGGTTCCTTCGACGTGATCTACAGCAGAGACACAATCCTGCACATAGACGACAAACTGGCCCTTTTCAAACGCTTTCAC TCATGGTTAAAACCTGGGGGTAAGTTGCTCATTAGTGACTACTGCTGTGGGGAGAAGCCCTGGACACCAGTGTTCGAGGCCTACGTCCAACAGAGAGGCTACGTCCTTCATACACCCTCACAGTATGGCAAG atCATCGAAGAAGCTGGTTTCTGCAGCGTTCGGGCTGAAGACCGAACAGACCAGTTCGTCCGTGTGATCaagacagagctgcagagagcagaggCCATCAAGGATGAATTCATTGAG GAATTCTCTGAAGAGGACTATATTGCAATAGTGAACGGGTGGAGGGAAAAACTGGAACGTTCTAACACTGGAGATCAACGATGGGGACTGTTTTATGCAACAAAAGATTGA